GCGTTATTTAGGGGCGTAGCTCAGTTGGTAGAGCACCGGTCTCCAAAACCGGGTGTCGCGAGTTCGAGTCTCTCCGCCCCTGCCATATAAATAACCCTTCGCGAAAGCGAGGGGTTTTTTTATGTCGAAATAATCGTTTAGTTCGATTTTCATACATATTATCTAACTCTTTTTGCGTATTATCCCCCGTTTTAGCTAACATCTATTTGAATTTCACATCAGAAATCTCCATTTATCCTGCCAACTCACAAATCCCCATTACTTCACTAACCACTCTTATTAGTCATTTTTTTCATTAAAATCCTGCTGCCCTATAGAAAGGTAACGTTCCCAATCCATGCCTATTCAGCTGAATTTATGTACAAAATGATTGTTATTCTATGGTGTGACGCTGCTCATTATTACTTTCACAAAATGTACTAAAACTAATTAACATTTTATCTATCAGGAAGCTCACCTTAGAAAACATCATGTATCTTGAGAACAACATTATCTGCAAATTGGCCGAAATTCAGCGCAATCAATGTTCTGAATGATTATATGAACTGTTCTTTAGAATAGTAATGAGTCAGCGGCTCGACGATGGCAAGTGAGGAGATAAATATGTACAGGCGTTTACTGTTAGCAGCTGCTGTGACAGCAGCAATGTGTAGTGCAGTCCAGGCAGCTCCGTTAGTCGTGGGGTTTTCTCAAATAGGTTCCGAGTCCGGTTGGCGTTCTGCGGAGACTAAGGTTTCTAAACAAGAAGCGGAGAAACGCGGAATAACATTAAAAATCGCGGATGCCCAGCAAAAACAAGAAAACCAAATCAAAGCGGTCAGATCATTTATTGCTCAGGGTGTTGATGCCATTTTTATTGCTCCTGTGGTGGCAACCGGTTGGACGCCAGTGTTACAGGAAGCAAAAGAAGCCAAAATCCCCGTATTCCTGCTTGATCGTATGATTGAGGTGAATGACCCCTCTTTATATACAGCGGCAGTGGCTTCGGACAGTGTATATGAAGGTAAGGTTGCAGGTGAATGGTTGTTGAAAGATGTGGCAGGCAAACCCTGTAATGTGGTTGAACTCCAAGGCACTGTCGGTTCCAGTGTGGCCATTAACCGCAAAAAAGGTTTTGCTGATGGAATTGCTTCTGCACCGAATGTGAAAATAATTCGATCTCAATCAGGGGATTTCACACGCAGTAAAGGCAAAGAGGTTATGGAAAGCTTTATCAAAGCAGAGCAAAACGGCAAAAATATCTGCGCCGTTTATGCACATAACGATGATATGGCAATTGGTGCCATTCAAGCTATTAAAGAAGCGGGCTTGAAGCCTGGCTCCGAAATCAAAATTGTTTCTATCGATGGTGTTCCAGATATCTTCAAAGCAATGAGCAGTGGTGAAGCGAATGCCACCGTTGAATTAACACCGAATATGGCCGGCCCAGCTTTTGATGCATTAATTGCATTGAAGAAAGATGGCACTCAACCACCTAAGTTTATACAGACCGAATCACGTTTATTACAGCCCGATACGGCTAAACAGGAATATGAATCCAAGAAGAGCCTGGGTTATTGATTTAAAAGGCGGGATTTGTCCCGCCTGCTTTCGTCACCTGTATTTGGGCAATATCTGAGTCGTTTTTGAACATGGGTACATCTGATGGAAACACTGCTAGAAGTCCGTGGCTTGTCAGTTGAATTTCCTGGTGTTAAGGCATTGGATTCTGTTGATTTCTCTTTGCAGCGTGGTGAAGTTGTGGCTTTGCTGGGCGAGAATGGCGCAGGAAAATCGACGTTAATTAAAGCATTAACCGGGGTCTATAAACGGGCCGCCGGCGAAGTCTATTTAGATAGTGTAGCCATTTGTCCTATTGATACAGCAGATGCCCAAAAAATGGGTATTGGTACAGTTTATCAAGAGGTCAATTTACTCCCCAATATCTCTATTGCAGCAAATCTATTTATTGGCCGTGAACCATTGCGTTGGGGATTAATTGATCATCGCGCGATGAATCAGCAAGCAACAAAATTACTGAAAGGCTATGGTCTGGAGCTGGATGTTCAGCGGCCTTTGGCTGATTTCTCTATTGCAATACAACAGATTGTTGCGATTGCTCGGGCAGTTGATCTATCCGCTAAGGTATTGATTCTGGATGAGCCGACGGCAAGTTTGGATGCTAAAGAAGTCAGTATGTTATTGGATATTTTGCGACAGTTGCGTGATCAGGGTATTGGTATGGTTTTCGTGACTCACTTCCTCGATCAAGTTTATCGGATCAGTGACCGTATTACTGTTTTGCGTAATGGCAAGCTCGTCGGCACAAAAAACACTACAGAACTTCCTCGCATTGAATTGGTTCAGATGATGTTAGGCCATAGCTTTGATGAACAATTATTAAAACGTGGTGAACATAATATTGCGGTAAGCAACCCATTAGTTGAATTCAAAAACTATAGTCGGCGAGGTGTCGTGGAGAACTTCGATTTATCTGTTTCTCCGGGGGAAATTGTCGGTCTGGCCGGGCTATTAGGCTCGGGTCGCACGGAAACTGCACAGTTAATTTTCGGTGTCACCACACCTGATACTGGCGAAGCCAAAATTCAGGGCAAGCCGGTTAAGATTAGAACGCCACGAAAAGCGTCGAGATATGGTTTTGGTTATTGCCCAGAAGATCGTAAAACTGACGGCATTGTGGGGGCCGCGACGGTACGAGAAAACATTATTTTGGCCCTACAGGCCCAGCGCGGGTGGTTGAGGCCAATTTCCATACGTGAACAAACCCAAATTGCAGAGGATTTTATCCAGCAATTAGGTATCCGCACTCCAGGCCCTGAGCAGCAAATTCAATATCTCTCTGGTGGAAACCAGCAAAAAGTATTATTAGCCCGCTGGTTGGCCACAAAACCTCGCTTTTTGATTTTAGATGAACCGACCCGAGGCATTGATGTGGGAGCGCATGCAGAGATTATTCGCTTAATTGAAAAGCTGTGCAATGAGGGGCTGGCGCTATTAATTATCTCTTCCGAATTAGAGGAATTGGCTGGTTACGCCGATCGCGTCATTGTTTTGCGAGATCGTCGTCATATTGCACAACTTGGTCACGATGAGATTTCTGTTCCTGCCATCATGCAGGCGATCGCGGTGCAATAAGGAGTTACCTCATGGGAAACAGGAGCCTATCTATGCCGCAAAGGCCGCGCAAAGTTAAATGGGTCTTGCCAAAAGGTGCCACGCAGTTTGGTGCTCTGATAGTCATTTTATTGATTGATAGTTTGGTAGCTCCACACTTTTTCTCAATTCATATCCAGGATGGACGGCTGTTTGGCAGTGTGATTGATATCTTAAACCGAGGTGCGCCCGTTGCGTTATTGGCACTGGGAATGACGTTAGTGATCGCAACCGGAGGCATCGATTTATCAGTTGGAGCGGTGATGGCCATTGCCGGTGCTACCGCAGCGACACTTACCAGTGCTGGTCACCCTTTCTTCACTGTGTTGGTTGCCGCACTCGCCGTCGGGGCGTTGTGTGGATTATGGAATGGGTTTTTAGTCGCGGTGTTGCAGATTCAACCGATTGTTGCCACCTTGATGTTAATGGTTGCAGGGCGAGGTATAGCTCAATTAATCACCGAAGGCCAGATTGTCACATTTGATAGCGGTGGGTTGGCAGAGTTAGGCAGCAGCACCTTGATGTATATGCCAATGTCTGTGGTTATCGCATTTAGTATGCTGATTATTGTGTGGCTATTGACGCGCAAAACGGCACTGGGGTTGTTTATTGAGTCTGTTGGTATCAACCTGCGTTCAGCACGTAATGCAGGGGTAAGTACCCGTTTGGTGCTGATTTCGGTATATGTCATTTGTGGTGTCTGTGCGGCAGTTGCAGGCATTATCGTGACCGCCGATATCCGTGGCGCAGATGCCAATAATGCCGGTTTATGGTTGGAGTTGGATGCTATTTTGGCGGTGGTCATTGGCGGTGCATCCTTGATGGGCGGGCGTTTTAACCTTTTGCTTTCTGTGATTGGCGCTTTGATTATTCAGGGTATGAATACTGGAATTTTGCTTTCTGGCTACCAACCGGAATTCAATCTGGTTCTTAAAGCCATTGTGGTGTTAGCCGTATTGGTGGTGCAGTCACCGATGATCTCATTGAGCCATATCTTCCGGAGGCGAAAATAATGTTAAAGCGTAATATTCCTTTGCTGATTACTATCGCCGTTTTTATTCTGGGATATGCCTTTTGTCTCAGTCAATTTCCCAGTTTTTCTTCCACCCGAGTTTGGTGTGACTTACTGACTGATAATGCTTTTTTAGGCATTGTTGCTGTGGGCATGACCTTTGTTATTTTATCCGGCGGCATTGATTTATCTGTCGGTTCAGTTATTGCATTTACTGGTGTGCTATTGGCAAAACTAATCGGCACTTATGGCATTCACCCAATGTATGCTTTCGCCATTGTTTTAGTGATGGGGGCGATGTTTGGAGCGTTCATGGGTTGGATTATTGATTCCCTGAAACTCCCCGCATTTATCATCACTCTTGCTGGGATGTTTTTTGTCCGAGGCATGAGCTTTATTGTGTCTGAAGAGTCAATTCCCATTGATCACCCGATCTATAGCACGTTGGCAAATTATGCCTGGAAAGTTCCCGGTGGTGGACGATTTACACTGCTTGCCTTGATTATGCTATTGGTTGTGGCGTTTGGTATTTTGCTGGCCCATCGTACCCGCTTTGGTCATAACGTTTACGCCATTGGGGGTAACAGTGTTTCAGCGGCTCTGATGGGGGTTCCGGTCAGACAAACGACGATAAAAATATACATGCTATCGAGCACTCTGGCTGCTCTGTCAGGGATTGTGTTCTCCCTCTACACCTCCGCAGGTTATGCATTGGCGGCCAGTGGTGTTGAGTTGGATGCGATTGCTGCTGTCGTGATTGGTGGCACACTGCTCACCGGCGGCATTGGTACGGTTTTCGGCACTTTGTTCGGTGTCCTGATTCAAGGTCTGATACAGAGTTACATCACTTTTGATGGTACGCTCAGTTCATGGTGGACCAAGATTGTCATCGGAATTCTGTTATTTAGCTTTATTGCCATTCAGAAGGCGATGAGTGCTTTTTATTTGAATCGTCGTGCTCGCCCTCAGTCGCCCCCGCTTAATCCCGTATAGCGCTTTGGGCTGCGTTATTCATAGGTGTTTTTAATAACTGTCGAATTAATGTTTGCTGGTCACTGTTTTGCAACCAAACGGCATACAGTGGCCGCACGATAGGCGGTATATCGGCATTGACGACCAATTCGGGATATTCCTTTTGCCAATGTTCTGGCAGGAAAGCACAACCACCGGTGGTGTCCAACAGCTGCCGGGTTAAATGGGCTGACGTCGTGGTCAGCACCGGCATCTGCTCGCTATTGAGTAAACGGCTTTCTTGCTGATGAAAATCCGCCCCCCATTCAAGTTTGATATAGGGTGCTTCATTTGCATTTTTATGCTCAGTTCCATCGTCAGTTTTTTCCGGTAATTCAAAGGGAATTGAGGAGAACAAACGCAATGAAAAATGCCCTAACAGTAGGCTGGCCAACTCATCCATTTTAGGGGGTTCGGTCGTTATCAATAAATCCAGTTGCCGTTCGTGCAACTGTTTTACCAATGATTGGCGCAGTGCAATACGTGCTTCAAGGCGTAATGTTTCCCGTTGCTTATAGAGTTGTTGCAACCACGGGGTGAGGTAAGCCTCCCAAAGTGACGCGGTTGCACCAATAGATAATTCAGTGTGTTGCAGCGAGTGTGCCACCTCTTTTTTGGCCAATTGCCAGGTACTCATCAGTGTTTCGGCATAAGGTAGTAGCCGCTCGCCTGCCGGGGTCAGACGAATATTATTGCGATGGCGAGTGAATAAATTTGCACCTAATTGATTTTCCAACTGGCGGATACGAAAACTCACCGCCGACTGCGTTAAGTACAAAGATTCAGCTGCGCGACCAAAGTGACGAGTTCTACTGACCTCCAAAAAGGTTTTCAGTAATTCGGTATCCACACCCATCTCCAATTTTTTTTGTCGTTAAGATTTAAATGTTTTGTTTTACACGATGTCAAGCCTATCTAATACTCCGCGCCATAAACAGCACGACCATGAGAGAATTAGGAGCGTGTCAGATGGCGGATAGCTTCATCACGACCAATCGTTTTTTTGATAATAAACATTATCCTCGCGGGTTCTCGCGTCACGGCGATTTCACCATTAAAGAGGCGCAATTACTAGAGCGCCACGGTTATGCTTTTAACGAACTTGATCTCGGGAAACGCGAGCCTGTAACGGAAGAAGAACAGCTGTTTGTTGCTGTTTGCCGCGGCGAGCGTGAGCCGGTCAGCGTCGAAGAAAAAGTCTGGTCCAAATATGTGACCCGGACTCGTCGTCCTAAACGTTTCCATACGCTGTCTGGCGGTAAGCCACAGATGGACGCAGTGGAAGATTACACCGATAGCGACGACTAGTACCCTGTTCTTCGAGCCGCAGAGAGCTGGAATCACTGGCTTGCGGCTTCAATGATATTGGGTATAAGCATCGTGGTAAAAAAGGGGACTTTGGTTCTCTTTTTTACATTAGGCTTTTGTGCAACTGCGAAAGCAACCGGTCCATACAACGATAGCTCAGCGCTTCTGAAAGATGATTTTTTTGAATATTATCTTCCAGTGCCAGATCTGCAATGGTCCGTGCCACTTTCAAAATATGGTGCCAGGTGCGCACTGATAGCCCGAGTTTCAGTAGAACTTGTTCGAGAAAAACCGCATCCTCTGGTACTAAATAGCAATATTCAGCTATCTCTTGGCTATTAAGCTGCTTGTTTGTCTTCCCCGCCCTATCTAATTGTTTTTTCCTGGCTTGTAACACCCGTTGCCTGACAGTTTTGCTATTTTCTCCCTGATGTTTTTGTGTTCCCAGCATACCTGCGGGGAGTAATGGCACTTCTATCGATAAGTCAAAACGGTCCAAAAACGGGCCAGACAACTTTGCCAGATAGCGCAAAACTTGCTGTGGTGGTGCCCGGTTATGGATGCCTTGATAATGGCCGCTGGGGCTAGGATTCATCGCGGCAATCAACTGCACTTTGGCAGGGAAACAGACTTTGGCGGCCGCTCGGGAAATGATAATTTCCCCCGATTCCAATGGTTCACGCAATGAATCCAGTACCCGACGCTCAAACTCCGGCAGTTCATCCAGAAAAAGAACACCATTGTGTGCCAGTGATATTTCACCGGGGCGAGGAATGGAACCTCCGCCAATGAGAGCGGCCATTGATGCACTGTGATGTGGTGCGCGAAAAGCCCGACAGCGCCATTGGGCAGGTAATTCATTACTGTGTGACAAGCCATTAATGGCGGCAGCCTCAAGTGCTTCTTGATCGGTCAATGGTGGTAGTAAGCCGGTTAACCGATTTGCCAGCATGGTTTTCCCCGTACCCGGCGGCCCAAGTAGTAGCAGGTTATGTCCACCGGCCGCGGCTATCTCTAAAGCCCGTTTGGCTTGTGATTGGCCGATGATATCTTGTAGGTCGAGGCTGTTGTCCCAATCTTGAGTTGCTTCAAGGCGTTGGCCTTGCGCGAGCGTATTTTCGCCTTGTAAAAAACTGCATACTGCTAACAAATGATCGGCAACCCTGCTGTTGCCTTGTGCAATTAACCCAATCTCAAGACTGTTCTCTGACGGTAAGATTAACTGTCGCTGGGCCTGACTGCTGGCGAGTGCGGCCGGAATTGCGCCGCTAATGCGCCTTAGCGCCCCTGACAAGGCGAGTTCACCCAAGAACTCATAGTGCGCTAATTTATCCGCAGGAATCTGTTCTGACGCAGCCAATATCGCCAAAGCGATAGGGAGATCGTAGCGACCCCCTTCTTTGGGTAAATCAGCCGGAGCCAGGCTGACGGTGATCCGTTTGGCTGGAAAGGTGAAGCCGCTGTTGATTAATGCGCTGCGGACTCTGTCTCGGGCCTCTTTTACTGTGGTTTCCGGTAATCCAACCAAAACTAATCCTGGTAACCCATTGCTGATATGAACTTCAACCGTGACTGAAGGGGCCTGAATACCTAATGTGGCGCGGGTATAAATCGTTGCCAATGACATAGTGCTTTCCTTCGCCGTAATGTGTGCCTGGTGTTGGGGTCGCGATAGAGTGCCCGAGGATTTTTTTCAATGCCGAAGAAAAGTATTGATTTGCGAAAGTGCACGCGAGGTTTCATTGCAACGGAAGT
The sequence above is drawn from the Yersinia enterocolitica subsp. enterocolitica genome and encodes:
- the ytfQ gene encoding galactofuranose ABC transporter, galactofuranose-binding protein YtfQ; protein product: MYRRLLLAAAVTAAMCSAVQAAPLVVGFSQIGSESGWRSAETKVSKQEAEKRGITLKIADAQQKQENQIKAVRSFIAQGVDAIFIAPVVATGWTPVLQEAKEAKIPVFLLDRMIEVNDPSLYTAAVASDSVYEGKVAGEWLLKDVAGKPCNVVELQGTVGSSVAINRKKGFADGIASAPNVKIIRSQSGDFTRSKGKEVMESFIKAEQNGKNICAVYAHNDDMAIGAIQAIKEAGLKPGSEIKIVSIDGVPDIFKAMSSGEANATVELTPNMAGPAFDALIALKKDGTQPPKFIQTESRLLQPDTAKQEYESKKSLGY
- a CDS encoding DUF413 domain-containing protein is translated as MADSFITTNRFFDNKHYPRGFSRHGDFTIKEAQLLERHGYAFNELDLGKREPVTEEEQLFVAVCRGEREPVSVEEKVWSKYVTRTRRPKRFHTLSGGKPQMDAVEDYTDSDD
- the ytfR gene encoding galactofuranose ABC transporter, ATP-binding protein YtfR is translated as METLLEVRGLSVEFPGVKALDSVDFSLQRGEVVALLGENGAGKSTLIKALTGVYKRAAGEVYLDSVAICPIDTADAQKMGIGTVYQEVNLLPNISIAANLFIGREPLRWGLIDHRAMNQQATKLLKGYGLELDVQRPLADFSIAIQQIVAIARAVDLSAKVLILDEPTASLDAKEVSMLLDILRQLRDQGIGMVFVTHFLDQVYRISDRITVLRNGKLVGTKNTTELPRIELVQMMLGHSFDEQLLKRGEHNIAVSNPLVEFKNYSRRGVVENFDLSVSPGEIVGLAGLLGSGRTETAQLIFGVTTPDTGEAKIQGKPVKIRTPRKASRYGFGYCPEDRKTDGIVGAATVRENIILALQAQRGWLRPISIREQTQIAEDFIQQLGIRTPGPEQQIQYLSGGNQQKVLLARWLATKPRFLILDEPTRGIDVGAHAEIIRLIEKLCNEGLALLIISSELEELAGYADRVIVLRDRRHIAQLGHDEISVPAIMQAIAVQ
- a CDS encoding YifB family Mg chelatase-like AAA ATPase, translated to MSLATIYTRATLGIQAPSVTVEVHISNGLPGLVLVGLPETTVKEARDRVRSALINSGFTFPAKRITVSLAPADLPKEGGRYDLPIALAILAASEQIPADKLAHYEFLGELALSGALRRISGAIPAALASSQAQRQLILPSENSLEIGLIAQGNSRVADHLLAVCSFLQGENTLAQGQRLEATQDWDNSLDLQDIIGQSQAKRALEIAAAGGHNLLLLGPPGTGKTMLANRLTGLLPPLTDQEALEAAAINGLSHSNELPAQWRCRAFRAPHHSASMAALIGGGSIPRPGEISLAHNGVLFLDELPEFERRVLDSLREPLESGEIIISRAAAKVCFPAKVQLIAAMNPSPSGHYQGIHNRAPPQQVLRYLAKLSGPFLDRFDLSIEVPLLPAGMLGTQKHQGENSKTVRQRVLQARKKQLDRAGKTNKQLNSQEIAEYCYLVPEDAVFLEQVLLKLGLSVRTWHHILKVARTIADLALEDNIQKNHLSEALSYRCMDRLLSQLHKSLM
- the hdfR gene encoding HTH-type transcriptional regulator HdfR, translated to MDTELLKTFLEVSRTRHFGRAAESLYLTQSAVSFRIRQLENQLGANLFTRHRNNIRLTPAGERLLPYAETLMSTWQLAKKEVAHSLQHTELSIGATASLWEAYLTPWLQQLYKQRETLRLEARIALRQSLVKQLHERQLDLLITTEPPKMDELASLLLGHFSLRLFSSIPFELPEKTDDGTEHKNANEAPYIKLEWGADFHQQESRLLNSEQMPVLTTTSAHLTRQLLDTTGGCAFLPEHWQKEYPELVVNADIPPIVRPLYAVWLQNSDQQTLIRQLLKTPMNNAAQSAIRD
- the ytfT gene encoding galactofuranose ABC transporter, ATP-binding protein YtfT, encoding MGNRSLSMPQRPRKVKWVLPKGATQFGALIVILLIDSLVAPHFFSIHIQDGRLFGSVIDILNRGAPVALLALGMTLVIATGGIDLSVGAVMAIAGATAATLTSAGHPFFTVLVAALAVGALCGLWNGFLVAVLQIQPIVATLMLMVAGRGIAQLITEGQIVTFDSGGLAELGSSTLMYMPMSVVIAFSMLIIVWLLTRKTALGLFIESVGINLRSARNAGVSTRLVLISVYVICGVCAAVAGIIVTADIRGADANNAGLWLELDAILAVVIGGASLMGGRFNLLLSVIGALIIQGMNTGILLSGYQPEFNLVLKAIVVLAVLVVQSPMISLSHIFRRRK
- the yjfF gene encoding galactofuranose ABC transporter, permease protein YjfF; the protein is MLKRNIPLLITIAVFILGYAFCLSQFPSFSSTRVWCDLLTDNAFLGIVAVGMTFVILSGGIDLSVGSVIAFTGVLLAKLIGTYGIHPMYAFAIVLVMGAMFGAFMGWIIDSLKLPAFIITLAGMFFVRGMSFIVSEESIPIDHPIYSTLANYAWKVPGGGRFTLLALIMLLVVAFGILLAHRTRFGHNVYAIGGNSVSAALMGVPVRQTTIKIYMLSSTLAALSGIVFSLYTSAGYALAASGVELDAIAAVVIGGTLLTGGIGTVFGTLFGVLIQGLIQSYITFDGTLSSWWTKIVIGILLFSFIAIQKAMSAFYLNRRARPQSPPLNPV